The following are from one region of the Euzebya sp. genome:
- a CDS encoding cell wall-binding repeat-containing protein, with protein MTSTARARSWLAIIAVTAVAVLAPVAPTAADPAPPATIEVVDVAGPAFASAGWSASQPMAVSPFAMVGITLDDAGEGAVQVRTAQGDGPWSDWIDVPHMHDEGPDPGTAEARHASPGHRTHPVFTDVADRLQVRVADGSPAGLKAHLIDPFGLDRSVVERIGDRLRASWDGVPTAAAGALADTPRIVSRAAWGADESSVRGDPSYARSVERAFVHHTVGSNDYSQAQAPGIVRGVMAYHVGSNGWSDIGYNFLVDRFGTVYEGRRGGIAEAVIGAQAGGFNTESTGVALMGTYTSASPPAAMLDAAERIIAWKADVHHFHPLRDGQATSMGSSRYPEGAVVTLQNVSGHRDVSLTSCPGDATYARLGAIRQRVREAAGDLIVDLRSDQRSIRVIRGTPVVPSLTLGADLDPPGTWRIELLDPQGRTIHTADGEGAVASTTVDLTGGGWALGTYEWVVSAPGRLSAVEQVTFTPPVITGFDRSTDLARADRDGTLREPVAFHADLWEGASWQLVVTDPSGAVVHTSQGVGAAMDTGWFGGVTRPGTHTATVTAEDAAPVTTTLEVRYDLFDRVADTPDAIGGTTALSAAAFPDGTADHAVIARHDVFADALAGGPLAGRGGPLLLTTPDQLDPRVAVELDRVLAEDAVVYVLGGPAAIGEEVLADLVARHGTVIRVAGDTRTATAAAIADLVVAESGTTTAMVARAGPDDASPWADALAGGAYGAHAGVPVLLTATDVLSPETADAIDDLDIEEVIVLGGTAAVGDAVLDDLPDPRRLAGGDRTGTGVAVAEQLWGAEVDVARVLLANGFDAGAWGWALAAAPLAAQRRAPLLVTTATTLSPAVAAHLAATPAVEGGTVVGPSSLVDPEVGYAASAIVR; from the coding sequence ATGACGTCGACGGCGCGCGCCCGGTCCTGGCTGGCGATCATCGCCGTCACCGCCGTCGCGGTCCTCGCGCCGGTCGCGCCGACCGCCGCGGACCCCGCACCCCCGGCGACGATCGAGGTCGTCGACGTGGCCGGTCCGGCGTTCGCCAGCGCGGGGTGGTCCGCCAGCCAGCCGATGGCCGTGTCGCCGTTCGCGATGGTCGGGATCACCCTCGACGACGCGGGCGAGGGCGCCGTGCAGGTGCGGACCGCGCAGGGCGACGGGCCGTGGTCGGACTGGATCGACGTGCCGCACATGCACGACGAGGGGCCTGACCCGGGAACCGCCGAGGCCCGTCACGCCAGCCCCGGCCACCGCACCCACCCGGTGTTCACCGACGTCGCCGACCGGCTGCAGGTCCGCGTCGCCGACGGGTCGCCGGCCGGGTTGAAGGCGCACCTCATCGACCCGTTCGGACTGGATCGCTCGGTGGTCGAGCGGATCGGCGACCGCCTACGGGCGTCCTGGGACGGGGTGCCGACCGCAGCTGCCGGCGCGCTCGCCGACACCCCCCGGATCGTCAGCCGCGCCGCGTGGGGCGCGGACGAGTCGAGCGTGCGCGGCGACCCGTCCTACGCCCGGTCCGTCGAGCGGGCGTTCGTCCACCACACCGTGGGGTCGAACGACTACAGCCAGGCCCAGGCCCCGGGCATCGTCCGGGGCGTGATGGCCTACCACGTCGGCTCCAACGGGTGGAGCGACATCGGCTACAACTTCCTGGTCGACCGCTTCGGGACCGTCTACGAGGGACGGCGCGGTGGCATCGCCGAGGCGGTCATCGGCGCCCAGGCGGGCGGCTTCAACACCGAGTCGACCGGCGTCGCCCTGATGGGGACCTACACGTCCGCCAGCCCGCCCGCCGCGATGCTGGACGCCGCCGAGCGGATCATCGCGTGGAAGGCCGACGTCCACCACTTCCACCCCCTCCGCGACGGCCAGGCCACCTCGATGGGCTCGAGCCGGTACCCCGAGGGCGCGGTGGTCACCCTGCAGAACGTCAGCGGGCACCGCGACGTGTCGCTCACCAGCTGCCCGGGTGACGCGACGTACGCCCGCCTGGGGGCCATCCGCCAGCGCGTGCGGGAGGCGGCCGGCGACCTGATCGTCGACCTCCGGTCCGACCAGCGGTCCATCAGGGTGATCCGCGGCACCCCGGTGGTGCCGTCCCTCACCCTCGGTGCCGACCTCGACCCGCCGGGCACCTGGCGCATCGAGCTGCTCGACCCCCAGGGTCGGACCATCCACACCGCCGACGGCGAGGGGGCCGTCGCGTCGACCACCGTCGACCTGACCGGCGGCGGCTGGGCCCTCGGCACCTACGAGTGGGTCGTGTCGGCACCGGGACGGCTCAGCGCCGTGGAGCAGGTCACGTTCACCCCGCCGGTGATCACCGGGTTCGACCGGTCGACGGACCTGGCGCGCGCCGACCGCGACGGGACGCTGAGAGAGCCAGTGGCCTTCCACGCCGACCTGTGGGAGGGGGCGTCCTGGCAGCTGGTCGTGACCGACCCGTCCGGCGCGGTCGTGCACACCAGCCAGGGGGTCGGTGCCGCGATGGACACCGGGTGGTTCGGCGGGGTGACCCGACCCGGCACGCACACCGCCACCGTGACCGCCGAGGACGCCGCCCCGGTCACCACGACCCTCGAGGTGCGCTACGACCTGTTCGACCGGGTCGCCGACACCCCCGACGCGATCGGCGGGACCACCGCCCTCAGCGCGGCCGCGTTCCCCGACGGCACCGCTGACCACGCCGTCATCGCCCGCCACGACGTGTTCGCCGACGCCCTCGCCGGCGGGCCCCTCGCCGGTCGTGGCGGACCCCTGCTGCTGACCACCCCGGACCAGCTCGACCCCCGCGTCGCCGTCGAGCTCGACCGGGTCCTCGCCGAGGACGCCGTCGTCTACGTCCTGGGCGGACCGGCGGCGATCGGGGAGGAGGTCCTGGCCGACCTCGTGGCCCGCCACGGCACCGTGATCCGGGTCGCCGGCGACACGCGCACCGCGACCGCGGCCGCGATCGCGGACCTGGTCGTCGCCGAGTCGGGGACCACGACCGCGATGGTGGCCCGCGCCGGCCCCGACGACGCGTCCCCCTGGGCGGACGCCCTTGCCGGCGGCGCCTACGGGGCGCACGCCGGGGTGCCGGTGCTCCTGACCGCCACCGACGTGCTGTCGCCGGAGACCGCGGACGCCATCGACGACCTCGACATCGAGGAGGTGATCGTCCTGGGCGGGACCGCCGCCGTCGGCGACGCCGTGCTCGACGACCTGCCCGACCCGCGGCGCCTCGCGGGCGGGGACCGGACCGGGACCGGCGTGGCGGTCGCCGAGCAGCTGTGGGGCGCCGAGGTCGACGTCGCCCGGGTCCTGCTCGCCAACGGCTTCGACGCCGGCGCCTGGGGCTGGGCGCTCGCCGCTGCGCCGCTGGCGGCCCAGCGCCGCGCCCCGCTGCTGGTCACCACCGCGACGACCCTGTCGCCCGCCGTGGCCGCCCACCTCGCCGCGACCCCTGCGGTCGAGGGCGGCACCGTCGTGGGTCCGTCCTCCCTGGTCGACCCCGAGGTGGGCTACGCGGCCAGCGCGATCGTCCGGTAG
- a CDS encoding sigma-70 family RNA polymerase sigma factor, which translates to MAQTPTADEARGRGPVRQELTDAERRERFAADAMPYVDQLFGAAMRYTRNRADAEDLVQDAMAKAYASFHQYRPGTNLRAWLYRVLTTTYINTYRKQQRRPQEVSADGVRDRMEDGGGDFSLFDRLEGGTSPSAEFEVMQQLPAEAVRAALDELPEQFRTAVYLADVEGFSYAEIAEIMDTPIGTVMSRLHRGRSALQKALYDHAVRYGLIPRTGDPDGSSDQTEENSDG; encoded by the coding sequence ATGGCCCAGACCCCGACCGCGGACGAGGCGCGCGGGCGCGGCCCCGTCCGCCAGGAGCTGACCGACGCCGAGCGCCGCGAGCGGTTCGCCGCGGATGCGATGCCCTACGTCGACCAGCTCTTCGGCGCCGCGATGCGGTACACCCGCAACCGCGCCGATGCGGAGGACCTCGTCCAGGACGCGATGGCCAAGGCGTACGCCTCGTTCCACCAGTACCGGCCCGGCACCAACCTGCGGGCGTGGCTGTACCGGGTGCTGACCACGACGTACATCAACACCTACCGCAAGCAGCAGCGGCGTCCCCAGGAGGTCTCGGCGGACGGGGTGCGCGACCGGATGGAGGACGGCGGCGGCGACTTCTCGCTGTTCGACCGCCTCGAGGGGGGCACCTCCCCGTCGGCCGAGTTCGAGGTCATGCAGCAGCTGCCGGCCGAGGCCGTCCGCGCCGCGCTCGACGAGCTGCCGGAGCAGTTCCGGACCGCCGTCTACCTCGCGGACGTGGAGGGGTTCAGCTACGCGGAGATCGCCGAGATCATGGACACGCCGATCGGGACGGTCATGAGCCGGCTGCACCGCGGAAGAAGCGCGCTGCAGAAGGCGTTGTACGACCACGCGGTGCGGTACGGGCTCATCCCCCGGACCGGCGACCCGGACGGATCGAGCGACCAGACCGAGGAGAACAGCGATGGGTGA
- a CDS encoding biotin/lipoyl-binding carrier protein, whose amino-acid sequence MAETPTPRTLSVTTEIVASVLRIEVAPGDRVHAGQTLLVLESMKMEMPIDSPADGEVIRVAVAVGDVVQEGDELAELRL is encoded by the coding sequence ATGGCTGAGACCCCCACACCCCGCACCCTGTCCGTCACGACCGAGATCGTCGCCAGCGTCCTCCGCATCGAGGTCGCCCCCGGTGACCGCGTCCACGCCGGGCAGACCCTGCTGGTCCTCGAGTCCATGAAGATGGAGATGCCGATCGACTCGCCCGCCGACGGCGAGGTGATCCGGGTCGCCGTCGCCGTGGGCGACGTGGTGCAGGAGGGCGACGAGCTGGCCGAGCTGCGGCTGTGA
- a CDS encoding sensor histidine kinase — MSVLTDLLAHNPNLAGPAVAHLQRLLSEWQILADLSFADLLLFVQDSDGSEEGYRCVGQMRPYTAQTIYVDDLVGDFFHRHERPMVGRGFAEARVIRDADPDWSTGVPVREEAIPVGYGGRVIAVISREANVATARSPSQLELTYLSAASALAAMCAAGDFPYAAGDRPEDSEVSPRVGDGIIRIDEVGTVTYASPNAISAYRRLGHLEAVHGQNIADVDPRPQDADAALDEGYAVMGEIEHDGSVVLRRFMPLVEEGTLTGALVLVRDITELRRHQRALRVKDATIREIHHRVKNNLQTVASLLRLQGRRLASEEGRNALAESVRRISSIALVHEILSREARQSAPFSEIATRIVDMLSEGLVSVDTPVDFQVEGNPGELGAEIATPLALVLTELVQNSVEHAFTDHDFDVERGMVTITFDRHASTLRIVVADNGKGLPEGVALESLSNLGLQIVRTLVTSELGGTMTTMSPDHGTAVELMIPLP, encoded by the coding sequence GTGAGCGTCCTCACCGACCTGCTCGCCCACAACCCGAACCTCGCGGGCCCCGCCGTCGCGCACCTGCAGCGCCTGCTGAGCGAGTGGCAGATCCTGGCCGACCTGTCCTTCGCCGACCTGCTGCTGTTCGTCCAGGACAGCGACGGCTCTGAGGAGGGGTACCGCTGCGTCGGCCAGATGCGCCCCTACACGGCCCAGACCATCTACGTCGACGACCTGGTCGGCGACTTCTTCCACCGCCACGAGCGGCCGATGGTCGGGCGCGGGTTCGCCGAGGCCCGGGTCATCCGCGACGCCGACCCGGACTGGTCGACCGGGGTGCCCGTGCGCGAGGAGGCCATCCCCGTCGGGTACGGCGGACGGGTCATCGCCGTCATCAGCCGGGAGGCGAACGTCGCGACGGCCCGGTCGCCGTCGCAGCTCGAGCTGACCTACCTCTCGGCCGCCTCGGCGCTGGCCGCGATGTGCGCCGCGGGCGACTTCCCCTACGCCGCAGGCGACCGCCCCGAGGACTCCGAGGTGTCACCGCGCGTGGGCGACGGGATCATCCGGATCGACGAGGTCGGGACCGTCACCTACGCCTCCCCGAACGCGATCAGCGCCTACCGGCGACTGGGCCACCTCGAGGCCGTCCACGGCCAGAACATCGCCGACGTGGACCCGCGGCCCCAGGACGCGGACGCCGCGCTCGACGAGGGCTACGCGGTGATGGGGGAGATCGAGCACGACGGCTCGGTCGTGCTGCGCCGGTTCATGCCGTTGGTGGAGGAGGGGACCCTCACCGGTGCGCTGGTGCTGGTCCGCGACATCACCGAGCTGCGCCGCCACCAGCGCGCGCTGCGGGTGAAGGACGCGACCATCCGCGAGATCCACCACCGGGTGAAGAACAACCTCCAGACCGTCGCGTCGCTGCTGCGGCTGCAGGGGCGGCGCCTCGCCTCCGAGGAGGGGCGGAACGCCCTGGCGGAGTCGGTGCGGCGGATCTCCTCCATCGCGCTGGTCCACGAGATCCTGTCCCGCGAGGCGCGGCAGTCCGCGCCGTTCTCCGAGATCGCCACCCGGATCGTCGACATGCTGTCCGAGGGGCTCGTGTCGGTCGACACGCCCGTCGACTTCCAGGTGGAGGGCAACCCCGGCGAGCTCGGCGCGGAGATCGCCACGCCCCTGGCGCTGGTGCTGACCGAGCTGGTGCAGAACTCCGTCGAGCACGCCTTCACCGACCACGACTTCGACGTCGAGCGGGGGATGGTGACGATCACCTTCGACCGCCACGCCTCGACCCTGCGGATCGTGGTGGCCGACAACGGCAAGGGGCTGCCGGAGGGCGTCGCGCTCGAGTCCCTGTCCAACCTGGGCCTGCAGATCGTCCGGACGCTGGTGACCAGCGAGCTCGGCGGGACGATGACCACGATGTCCCCCGACCACGGCACGGCGGTGGAGCTGATGATCCCGCTCCCCTGA
- the rsrA gene encoding mycothiol system anti-sigma-R factor: MGDRCDALLERLETYLDGECPVDVEAVVAQHLEDCPPCLDRADFERKIRDLIAAKCRDAAPPGLVDAIRQRLQLS, encoded by the coding sequence ATGGGTGATCGATGTGACGCGCTGCTCGAGCGGCTCGAGACCTACCTCGACGGTGAGTGCCCGGTCGATGTGGAGGCCGTCGTCGCACAGCACCTCGAGGACTGCCCCCCGTGCCTGGATCGCGCGGACTTCGAGCGCAAGATCCGGGACCTGATCGCCGCCAAGTGCCGGGACGCCGCTCCGCCCGGCCTCGTCGACGCCATCCGCCAGCGCCTGCAGCTGAGCTGA
- a CDS encoding sigma factor-like helix-turn-helix DNA-binding protein produces MAPSAGTDRPDRGSSHDGGGPRGSRGGQKAGQQSGRGKAGAGRGGPSKGGGRRDPRRDEEQEAVRLRSKLLSLLKRLPEVERKVLEARMGLVDGQPRKPGEVATELGMTIPEVKKIEARAFERIREIGPLKGLERFLGH; encoded by the coding sequence ATGGCACCCTCCGCCGGCACCGACCGACCCGATCGCGGCAGCTCCCACGACGGGGGCGGGCCCCGCGGGTCGCGTGGCGGTCAGAAGGCCGGTCAGCAGTCGGGGCGGGGCAAGGCCGGTGCGGGCAGGGGCGGTCCGTCCAAGGGCGGGGGACGGCGTGATCCGCGGCGGGACGAGGAGCAGGAGGCCGTCCGACTCCGCAGCAAGCTCCTGAGCCTGCTGAAGCGGTTGCCCGAGGTCGAGCGGAAGGTCCTCGAGGCCCGCATGGGCTTGGTGGACGGCCAGCCCCGCAAGCCCGGGGAGGTCGCGACCGAGCTCGGCATGACCATCCCCGAGGTCAAGAAGATCGAGGCCCGCGCGTTCGAGCGCATCCGCGAGATCGGCCCCCTGAAGGGGCTGGAGCGGTTCCTGGGCCACTGA
- a CDS encoding WhiB family transcriptional regulator → MTWRNRSACLDEDPELFFPVGTTGPALEQTERAKAVCRSCPVIDQCLEWALETNQDAGVWGGLNEDERRTLRRQRQRRRRMAS, encoded by the coding sequence TTGACCTGGCGTAACCGATCCGCCTGCCTGGACGAGGACCCCGAGCTGTTCTTCCCGGTCGGGACCACCGGACCGGCCCTGGAGCAGACCGAGCGCGCGAAGGCGGTGTGCCGCAGCTGCCCGGTGATCGACCAGTGCCTCGAGTGGGCGCTCGAGACGAACCAGGACGCCGGCGTGTGGGGCGGCCTCAACGAGGACGAGCGGCGGACCCTGCGGCGCCAGCGCCAGCGGCGACGCCGCATGGCGAGCTGA